CAGATTTGGTGAGATATGGCGGGATGAAAATCAGAGGGAAACCAAGGATAATCCCTCCAGCACTGTCAGACTGGGCGTTCGAACAGATAGTTGGGGAAAAGCCTAGAAAGAAAGTTAAAGCCCATGTAGTTGCCCAAATAGATTTACCGGCCTCAAAGGCAATTGGCAGAATAAGAGAGATACATCCCCCTGCACACATTATTGTAATACCCGTTGGAACACACGTGCATAGAGAATTATTAAGGCTGTGGGGGACATTTAAGGAGCTTAAGGGGTTTCACCCACCTAAAGAAGTCAAAAGGCCAGAGAACATTGAAATTGAATTCGAGGAGAACAGTGATGAAGAGATTTAAAAAACAAAAAGGAGTCATCCTCCAAATATAAGCTCTCTAAGCTTCTTTGGAACTTCCTCAATTTTCACCCTTATCTGTTCTCTCGTATCTCTATCCCTTATCGTTACCATGCCATCCTCGGGAGTTTGATTATCAACTGTAACGCAATATGGCGTTCCTATTTCATCGTACCTCATGTACCTTTTTCCAATGCTGTCTTTCTCATCGTAAACAACTATAAACCCCTCTTTCTGGAGGGTTCTGTAGAGGTCATAAGCTATACTGGTCAAAGGCTCTTTTGCAACTAGAGGAAGAACCGCAACCTCTATTGGAGCCATGTCCTTCTTTATCTTTAGATAGATCCTCCCATCCTCGTCCACAGTGAGGGAATTTTCGAGAAGCAGATAGAAAGGTCTGTCTATTCCAAAACTCGGCTCCAGTACATGTGGAACTATCTTTTCACCCGTTACCTTTTCCTCAACTTCCTTAATAATGAAGTCATCTTTATCAAGCTCATAACCCTCGATAACTATTTTACCCTTCTCCTCAAGCTCCTTAACGATATTTCTAAGCTCTTCTTGGCTCATCGACCTCAATTTTTCATTTATCTTCTTTGCATCAGCTTTGAGCTTTGGACCAACCTTCTTCATGTTTAGAGAAACTTGAAGCTTTTTGATTATCTTGGGCTTATCATAGTGAATCATTACAGTCAAATCCGCCCCGCTCATTCTCATATGCCTGCTTAAGTCATAGTTGGTTCTATAGGCCAATCCCACACATTCTACCCATCCAAATCTCTCACTATAAACTTCGGCATCCCACGTATCAGCAGAGTAGTGTGCCCTTTCCTCAGGTAGCTGTTGCCTAAACCTTATTTTGTCCTCAGGAATGCCTATATCCAGGAGAATCCTTTTTATCATGACCATGTAATATGCAAAGAATGTATTCATAACATAGCCTTTCTTAACCGCCTCCTCCGCTGTAACCTCTATCATTCCAAGATCCTTGAGTTGGTTTTCTATTGGATATAGCCTTAACACCTCATCCTTCACTTCGTCGAAGTGAGGATGTTCAGTTTCTTCGGGGTTAAAGAATATTTCTACCTCTGCTTGCGTAAATTCCCTAAGCCTTATCATCCCCTGTCTTGGGGAGATCTCATTCCTATATGCCTTTCCTATCTGGAACACTCCAAAAGGAAGCTTATTCCTCGCAAAAGCGTTAAGTCTCTTGAAGTTCACAAATATACCCTGGGCAGTTTCTGGTCTTAAATAGGCCTTCTTATCCTTATAGGGGCCAATGTATGTTTCAAACATTAAATTGAAATACCATACATCGCTTAGCTCTCCTCCACATTCTGGGCATCTCAAGTTGTGCTCCCTTATTATTTTGGTCATTTCTTCCGCGCTCTTGCCCTCTACGTCAATTCCCAATGCTTCCTCAATTAAATGATCTGCCCTAAACCTAGCTCCACATTTTTTACATTCAACTAGAGGATCAACGAACTTCTCAACGTGGCCACTAGCTATAAAAACCTGTTCGGGAGTTATATCGGGGGTTTCTATCTCAAAGAATCCCTCTCTAATAAACGCTTCCCTAATTTTCTTTTCTATTTTCCTCTTAATAGTGGCCCCCAGTGGGCCGTAATCGTAAAACCCTCTTGCTCCTCCATAAATCTCAAAACTTCCCCATGCAAAGCCTCTCCTTCTCATCAAGTCTTGAAGATACTCATACTTATCGAACCTCTCACCCATAGCCAAACCCCTTACTGAAGAAGGCTAAGGTCTAAAAAGCTTTGTCTATATGTGTTGGCGATATGATAAAGTTGAAACTTCCACATTCCCACTTTGAAGACGTTGGAGATAAGATTAGATTAGTCTGGAGAAGGACTCTAATAGCTGACTATGAGAAAAAAGAAATAGAAAGAGCAATAAAAAGGAAATTCAGAGCTAACGTAGAAGTTAAAGCCGAAGAAGGTTATTTAGTACTCAACACTGACAATGAGGAAATAGAAAAGTTTGTAGCATTTTTCATTCAAAACTACCTGGGAAGTAGGCTGAAAAATAGGTATACAAGAAGGAGAATACTGTACATACATGAAGGTCTGGATATTCCACTTCTCGGATATAATGCTTTCGGCCTGATAGACAGAGGAACAAACCTAATTCAAGTTAGGGGATCAACAGGATGTAACTTGAGCTGTATCTTCTGCTCAGTTGACGAGGGGCCATACTCAAGGACTAGGAAGCTGGATTTTGTGGTTGACATAGACTACCTCATGAAATGGTTTGACTGGGTCGCACAGCAGAAGGGAAAAGGCCTTGAAGCGCATTTAGATGCCCAGGGAGAACCTCTAATATATCCTTTCATAGTTGAGCTAGTTCAAGCCCTAAGAGATCATCCAAATGTTTCCGTCATCTCAATGCAAAGTAATGGAGTACTCCTTGATGACAAGTTAATTGAGGAACTGGCCGAAGCTGGACTTGATAGGATCAACCTCTCTATTCACTCCTTAGATCCTGAGAAAGCGAAGATGCTTATGGGAATGAAGAACTATGATCTTAACCATGTCCTTGAGATGGCAGAAGCGTTGGTAAATGCAGGGATAGATGTTCTAATAGCTCCCGTCATTATATTTGGAATTAATGACAATGAAGCGGAAGCATTCATAGAGTTCGCAAGAAAAATAGGTGCAGGGAAGAGATGGCCAGCATTAGGGTTCCAAAATTACATACCCTATAAATTTGGAAGAAATCCAACAATAGCAAAACCAATACCTTTCAAAGAATTCTATGAATGGCTTAGAAGGCTAGAAGAAAAAACCGGCATGAAGCCTCTAGTTTTAAAGCCCCACCATTTTGGCATGCACCCAAGGCCCTTTATACCATTAGCATTTAAAAGAGGAGAAGTCGTTAAAGCGGAAGTCGTTCTCCCTGGAAGGATTGAGGGCGAAATGATTGCCAAGGCAAGAAATAGGCTCATTCAAGTTATAAATACAGATGCTAAGGTTGGTGACAAAATAAGAGTAAGGATAGTTAGAACTAGGCATGGGATTTACGTTGGAACGAAAGTTTAGAAAAGTTATTATAGAAAAATCATGAGCAGTCATAAAGGTGTTCATAAATGATGGGTCATGGAATCGGAACATTTCTGGCACTAGGTTTTGGAGCGTTGGTAGTGGCGTTCATAGTGTACCTTGTCATAGAAGCCGTTTTCCTATATTTAGGAGCAAAGCTTGCTGGTATAGAAAAGGCCACATTCGGAAGGTCATTTTTAGCTGCACTACTCCTCGTAATTCTAATGCCAATATTTGGGCTAATATTCGGCCTGATATTTTCCTTCATCCCAATAATAGGGCACCTAATTGCCCTTATCCTCTTATTCATCGTTGGTTTATGGATAGTAAAAACAGTCTTCGATACTGGATGGATCAAAGCATTTATAGCCCTCTTGCTAGCATTTGTGATAGCCATAATAGCGGGAATAATCTTAGGAGCACTACTGGGCTTTTCACTACTCGCGTTTCTCTGAAAATTTTTAAATTTCCCTCTCTTATATTTTAATGGCGGGCTTATGATGAACTTTCCCTACGGCCTGAGCCATATGGCGATGAGGAATACAGCCAGGGCTGATTTTGGTGAGCACAAATGGTCGTGGCAATAATCTCAGACATTCACTCAAACTATGAAGCCCTAAAGGCGGTATGGAGAGAAGTGAAGGATGCAGAATTTATTGTCTGCCTTGGTGACTTGGTAGGGTACGGAGCCAGCCCAAATGAAGTAGTTGAGTTTATGAGAGAGTATATTGAGAAGGGTAAGGTTCTATGTATTAGGGGAAACCACGATAATGCAATAGCATTTGGTGCAGACTGGCACTTTAATCCTTATGCGAGGCAGGCCGTCAGATGGCATCAGAAGGTAATGACACTAGAAAACCTTGAGTTTCTAAGATCACTTCCAGTACGGCTTTTCTTCAAATATGGAGAAAGAAGCTATCATATGGTTCACGGTTCTCCAAGGGCTCCCCTAGATGAATACCTGTTTCCGTGGCTCCCGGATTCTGAGTTTGCCGACTGCCTTAGGTATATAAGGGAGGACGACCTATTGGTTGGACACACCCATGTCCCAATGCTGAGGGATATAAGGGGAAGGAGAGTTATTAACCCTGGAGCAGTAGGCCAACCCAGGGATGGGGACTGGAGGGCAAGCTATGCACTCCTATATGAAGATGGTAAGGTAGAGTTCTTTAGAGTCGAATACGATGTCGAAACTGCAGCCAGCAAAATAATAGACGCTGGATTGCCAGCTTTCCTTGCAAAAAGATTATTCGAGGGGTATTAACTTTGACCTCTCCTTACTAACTTCAACGAGATACTTCTTACCCCTATATTTCAGTTTCAACTTTATTTTCCTAATTTTCCCTGGAAGTACTGGATTTTCAATTTTAATTGAATTGTCATCTATTTTAACTCCACAGAGCCCCCAGAATATTACCTGCCAGACTCCACCAGCAGTTGCAATGTGAAGGCCCTCTGATGTATTTTTATAGATATTTTCTAGATCAACATTTGCACATTTTAAAAGATACTGATACGCTATATCCTCTCTTCCTATCCATGAAGCTACTATAGCATAGGGAGGCATTGAAAGAGAGGAGGCGTGAGTCGTTCTCTTTATGTAATAATCAAAGTTTGATTCCATTTCCTCCCTTGTGAATTCATCTCTCAGAAGAAACATTGCAGCAATTACATCGGCTTGTTTTACTAGCTTTGTTTTTTGAAGATTCTCCCTTATTCTCAAAGGAAGCCTCCCTTCACCCACTTCAAATATATCCTCCAAAATGTAATCTTCTAGTTCAAAGTATCCATCAAATTCCTCATATACGTTTCCAACTTTCTTTGGGATTTTTATCCTCCTTGCAATTTCTTCCCATTGCCAGATTTCCTCATCAGAAACACCAAGTTCTCTGACCTTCTCCCTGAACTTTTCATCCCTACAGTACTTAACAGCCAACAATAAGTTACGGCGAGCCATTAGATTCGTAAAGAAATTGTTATTCACATGTTCATGATACTCATCTGCACCTATTACCCTATTTATTACATATGTATCCCCCTCTTTCTCTACTCTACTGGCCCAGAATCTGGCTGTTTCTACTATTATTTCAAGTCCATAGTTTTTCATAAAATCGTCATCTGATGTGAACTTATAATACAAGTCTACAGAATATGCTATGTCAGCAGTTATGTGATGCTCCTCTTCCCCAGTGTATATCCTAATTTTTCTCTCACCAATCATGTCAAGCGGAATCTCTCCAGGTGTTGCCTCTTTTCCATCATCCGCAGACTCCCAGGGGTATTGGGCTCCCTTAAAACCATTTTTCATCGCATTTAACCTAGCTTCGGGGAGAAGATTGTACCTATATAGAAGAGCTCTTTTTGCAATTTCAGGAAAAGTTGCGATGAAAAATGGCAAGACATATATTTCCGTATCCCAAAAAACGTGGCCCCTATATCCAAAACCGTGTAAACCTCTTGCCGGGATTGAAACCTTTGAAGAGTATGGAGCAACTTGAAGGAGATGGAATATATTAAAGTTTATTGCCAACTCAAGATCTTCATCACCCTCGATTTCAACCCTTGCGGTATCCCATAAGTTCTTCCAATATTTCCTATGACTATCCACTAACTTGTCAATACTTTCTCCTCTATATTTCTCCATTAACCTTTCAGCATTTCCATCTGAGACAATGATGTACTTTATAAATTCGTATTTGTAACCCTTCTCAACTCTAATCCTACTGATTTCACTTATGTTGTCCTTTCCACGAACTACTTCTCTTTCAACGTTGTCATAGGGGGAATAAAGACCCGTCCCAAACTCTAACCTATACTTGCCATCCAAAGTCTGAACCTCAGAATAAATTCCAAGATCGTTTTCCCATACTTTAATTGTTTGATAATGCTTCACCCGGATGTATTCTGTATAAGAGGGATTCGTTGTGTTAGTTTCTATAGGGTTCACTAGGATTATCTCCCCAGAAAACTTAGGAATAAATTCAAATTTTATTAAACCGAGATTCTTTTCCTTTCCATGAACTATCACGGTGCTCTTATATTCTAAAAGGTCATGTAGAACCATGTTTCTAAGTTCGGCATTAATTAGGTCTAATGTCCTCTTTACTTTGCAGTTTCTAGCCGAAGGATAAAAGGGTATCCCATCTAAGTGTATGTACAATCCAGAAACCCTTGGAGCATTTATTATTTCTCGATAGAAGTACGGTGTGTAATCATAGACTCCTGCAACAATTGTCCCAAACTCTGATTGCTCAAGTTCCAAATCTCCCTTAATGCTAAAATACCCATTAGATAATGTGAAGATTGTGGAATGTTCTTTCTCCTTTGGATTTTTTCCAATATATTCAACGGTGATCTCCATCCCCACCACCTCCAATAAGGGAGAGAAGAGTATCTAC
This is a stretch of genomic DNA from Pyrococcus sp. ST04. It encodes these proteins:
- a CDS encoding DUF356 domain-containing protein, encoding MLNTIVLIRTDNFEKAMTALADLVRYGGMKIRGKPRIIPPALSDWAFEQIVGEKPRKKVKAHVVAQIDLPASKAIGRIREIHPPAHIIVIPVGTHVHRELLRLWGTFKELKGFHPPKEVKRPENIEIEFEENSDEEI
- the glyS gene encoding glycine--tRNA ligase, yielding MGERFDKYEYLQDLMRRRGFAWGSFEIYGGARGFYDYGPLGATIKRKIEKKIREAFIREGFFEIETPDITPEQVFIASGHVEKFVDPLVECKKCGARFRADHLIEEALGIDVEGKSAEEMTKIIREHNLRCPECGGELSDVWYFNLMFETYIGPYKDKKAYLRPETAQGIFVNFKRLNAFARNKLPFGVFQIGKAYRNEISPRQGMIRLREFTQAEVEIFFNPEETEHPHFDEVKDEVLRLYPIENQLKDLGMIEVTAEEAVKKGYVMNTFFAYYMVMIKRILLDIGIPEDKIRFRQQLPEERAHYSADTWDAEVYSERFGWVECVGLAYRTNYDLSRHMRMSGADLTVMIHYDKPKIIKKLQVSLNMKKVGPKLKADAKKINEKLRSMSQEELRNIVKELEEKGKIVIEGYELDKDDFIIKEVEEKVTGEKIVPHVLEPSFGIDRPFYLLLENSLTVDEDGRIYLKIKKDMAPIEVAVLPLVAKEPLTSIAYDLYRTLQKEGFIVVYDEKDSIGKRYMRYDEIGTPYCVTVDNQTPEDGMVTIRDRDTREQIRVKIEEVPKKLRELIFGG
- a CDS encoding radical SAM protein: MIKLKLPHSHFEDVGDKIRLVWRRTLIADYEKKEIERAIKRKFRANVEVKAEEGYLVLNTDNEEIEKFVAFFIQNYLGSRLKNRYTRRRILYIHEGLDIPLLGYNAFGLIDRGTNLIQVRGSTGCNLSCIFCSVDEGPYSRTRKLDFVVDIDYLMKWFDWVAQQKGKGLEAHLDAQGEPLIYPFIVELVQALRDHPNVSVISMQSNGVLLDDKLIEELAEAGLDRINLSIHSLDPEKAKMLMGMKNYDLNHVLEMAEALVNAGIDVLIAPVIIFGINDNEAEAFIEFARKIGAGKRWPALGFQNYIPYKFGRNPTIAKPIPFKEFYEWLRRLEEKTGMKPLVLKPHHFGMHPRPFIPLAFKRGEVVKAEVVLPGRIEGEMIAKARNRLIQVINTDAKVGDKIRVRIVRTRHGIYVGTKV
- a CDS encoding metallophosphoesterase, with product MVVAIISDIHSNYEALKAVWREVKDAEFIVCLGDLVGYGASPNEVVEFMREYIEKGKVLCIRGNHDNAIAFGADWHFNPYARQAVRWHQKVMTLENLEFLRSLPVRLFFKYGERSYHMVHGSPRAPLDEYLFPWLPDSEFADCLRYIREDDLLVGHTHVPMLRDIRGRRVINPGAVGQPRDGDWRASYALLYEDGKVEFFRVEYDVETAASKIIDAGLPAFLAKRLFEGY
- a CDS encoding glycoside hydrolase family 65 protein, encoding MEITVEYIGKNPKEKEHSTIFTLSNGYFSIKGDLELEQSEFGTIVAGVYDYTPYFYREIINAPRVSGLYIHLDGIPFYPSARNCKVKRTLDLINAELRNMVLHDLLEYKSTVIVHGKEKNLGLIKFEFIPKFSGEIILVNPIETNTTNPSYTEYIRVKHYQTIKVWENDLGIYSEVQTLDGKYRLEFGTGLYSPYDNVEREVVRGKDNISEISRIRVEKGYKYEFIKYIIVSDGNAERLMEKYRGESIDKLVDSHRKYWKNLWDTARVEIEGDEDLELAINFNIFHLLQVAPYSSKVSIPARGLHGFGYRGHVFWDTEIYVLPFFIATFPEIAKRALLYRYNLLPEARLNAMKNGFKGAQYPWESADDGKEATPGEIPLDMIGERKIRIYTGEEEHHITADIAYSVDLYYKFTSDDDFMKNYGLEIIVETARFWASRVEKEGDTYVINRVIGADEYHEHVNNNFFTNLMARRNLLLAVKYCRDEKFREKVRELGVSDEEIWQWEEIARRIKIPKKVGNVYEEFDGYFELEDYILEDIFEVGEGRLPLRIRENLQKTKLVKQADVIAAMFLLRDEFTREEMESNFDYYIKRTTHASSLSMPPYAIVASWIGREDIAYQYLLKCANVDLENIYKNTSEGLHIATAGGVWQVIFWGLCGVKIDDNSIKIENPVLPGKIRKIKLKLKYRGKKYLVEVSKERSKLIPLE